In Verrucomicrobiota bacterium, the sequence CGGTTGCCAACTTCCAGCCAGGTTTGATCCCGAACCACCGCGAAGTTATCCCCCCAATCCAGCCAGGGTCGAAAATCCTCCGTGGTAACCACCACCGTGATCGGTTTGCCCTCCACCAAGGCGTGTCCCTCGGAAAGCCCTTGGATGACGTCGCTCCACCACCGCGTCTGACGCACATCCATGCCGCGCAGCGGGTTGTCCAGAAACAGCAGTCTGGGACGCGTAATCAGGGCGCGGGCCAGCGCCACGCGTGGACACAAATTACGCGGAACACGATTGGGACTCAAATTACCGCAATCTTTTAAACCGGTCAGTTTGAGCAAGCGTTCCACTTCAGGCACCGCACTCTCAAAACTCAGGTTGCGATGATATTGATATGGCAGGGCGATATTCTCCGCCGTCGTCATCTGGGCAAACAGCCGGCCTCCGCCCTCAAACAACATGCCCAATTGGCGACGGCACGAGGCGTGATCGGCTTCGGACAGGTTGCGGCTTGGAATTCCGAACAATTCCAGCTCACCTTGCAACGGATTCAGCAGCCCAACGGCGGTCATCAGCAGGGCGCTTTTGCCACAACCGGGCAGACCACCGATCACCCAGCGGTCCCCCATCTCAATGCGCCACTGCATGGTTTGAATGGCCGGCACGGCACCATCGCGCGTCGAGGGAATCACGACGTCCTTCATTTCCAGCAGCACTGGTTGATCTTTGGCCATACCTAGAAGAGCAGGAAGCCGAGGATGAACAATACATCCAACAGGGCGCAACCCACCACCCCTTGAATCACCGCGCGGTTGGCCGCGCTGGCGATTTGATCTAGGGCCACCG encodes:
- a CDS encoding ATP-binding cassette domain-containing protein → MAKDQPVLLEMKDVVIPSTRDGAVPAIQTMQWRIEMGDRWVIGGLPGCGKSALLMTAVGLLNPLQGELELFGIPSRNLSEADHASCRRQLGMLFEGGGRLFAQMTTAENIALPYQYHRNLSFESAVPEVERLLKLTGLKDCGNLSPNRVPRNLCPRVALARALITRPRLLFLDNPLRGMDVRQTRWWSDVIQGLSEGHALVEGKPITVVVTTEDFRPWLDWGDNFAVVRDQTWLEVGNREAVRNHTNPAVQELLAQTAHFD